Genomic DNA from Leishmania donovani BPK282A1 complete genome, chromosome 32:
CGGCAGCTCGTGCTGAGCATGTCAGTCGACTCTTTCAAGTTTCTTTCTACCACCTGTAGACTGTGAATCTGCAGGCCAACATTATGCGCGAAGTAGGCCTCTTATCTTCATGGAGAGGCCCACCAGCCGTATCTACgttatgtttttttttttggtctTCTGCGAGGCTACCTCGATTACGGCTTCTAATGCCTTCCTTCCCTGTCTCGCTCTCAAACCCCTGTTGTCGTGTTTTTTAATCTGTTTCTTTCGCTGCTCTTCA
This window encodes:
- a CDS encoding ribosomal protein L3, putative translates to MERPTSRIYVMFFFLVFCEATSITASNAFLPCLALKPLLSCFLICFFRCSSHFTTRFFRATHSCWHCLVHPQHSKVSLSFGSHVSLQVRAPPPRPSRLPA